A genomic window from Denticeps clupeoides chromosome 11, fDenClu1.1, whole genome shotgun sequence includes:
- the kctd9a gene encoding BTB/POZ domain-containing protein KCTD9a — MRRVTLFVNGTSKNGKVVAVYGTLSDLLSVASNKLGIRACSLYNGKGGLIDDIALIRDDDVLYVSEGDEFVDPQCEVKASESPPGSQTDWLTLNIGGRLFTTTRSTLVSKEPDSMLAHMFREKDAWGNKQDARGAYLIDRSPEYFEPILNYLRHGQLIVNEGVNLIGVLEEARFFGIEQLVEQLEIAIKNSQPPEDHSPISRKEFVRFLLATPTKSEIRCQGLNFSGADLSRLDLRYINFKMANLSRCNLTHANLCCSNLERADLSGANLDAANLQGVKMLCTNAEGASLRGCNFEDPSGLKANLEGANLKGVDMEGSQMTGINLRVATLKNAKLKNCNLRGATLAGTDLENCDLSGCDLQEANLRGSNVKGAIFEEMLTPLHMSQSVR; from the exons ATGAGAAGAGTAACTCTGTTTGTCAACGGAACTTCGAAGAATGGAAAG GTCGTAGCTGTATACGGGACTCTGTCGGATCTGCTATCTGTTGCCAGCAATAAATTGGGCATTCGAGCCTGCAGCCTGTACAATGGGAAAGGAGGACTAATCGACGACATTGCGCTTATCAG AGATGATGATGTCCTGTATGTTTCGGAGGGGGATGAGTTTGTCG ATCCTCAGTGTGAAGTCAAGGCATCAGAATCACCCCCTGGATCTCAAACCGATTGGCTGACTCTGAATATTGGCGGTCGTCTGTTTACAACCACACG AAGCACTCTGGTCAGTAAGGAGCCAGACAGCATGCTGGCTCACATGTTCCGGGAGAAAG ATGCATGGGGAAATAAGCAGGACGCACGCGGGGCTTACCTAATTGACCGCAGCCCGGAGTATTTTGAACCCATCCTGAACTACCTGCGGCATGGCCAGCTCATTGTCAACGAAGGAGTCAACCTGATAG GGGTTTTGGAGGAGGCCAGATTCTTTGGAATTGAGCAGCTGGTGGAACAGCTGGAAATTGCCATTAAG AATTCCCAGCCTCCTGAGGACCACTCTCCAATTTCACGGAAGGAGTTTGTGCGATTTCTCCTGGCCACTCCCACCAAATCTGAGATTCGCTGTCAG GGTCTGAACTTCAGCGGCGCAGACCTCTCTCGTCTGGACTTGCGCtacattaattttaaaatggccaACCTGAGTCGTTGCAATCTCACCCACGCCAACCTGTGCTGCTCGAACCTGGAGAGGGCAGACCTCTCAGGCGCAAACCTGGAT GCTGCCAATTTACAGGGGGTCAAAATGCTTTGCACAAATGCTGAAGGAGCATCTCTTAGGGGGTGCAATTTTGAGGACCCTTCTGGACTCAAGGCAAACTTAGAAG GTGCTAACCTAAAAGGAGTTGATATGGAAGGTAGCCAGATGACTGGCATTAATCTGCGTGTAGCCACCCTTAAGAATGCCAAGCTGAAGAACTGCAACTTGAGGGGTGCCACCCTGGCTGGAACGGATCTTGAG AATTGCGACTTGTCAGGCTGCGACTTGCAGGAAGCAAACCTGAGAGGGTCCAATGTTAAAGGAGCAATTTTTGAAGAGATGCTGACTCCACTGCACATGTCCCAGAGCGTCAGATAA
- the npy8br gene encoding neuropeptide Y receptor Y8b codes for MSVGNNSTHEWLAEMLWVDDCQMSVSGTTLLIVAYSIVVAVGLVGNTCLVLVITQQKELRNVTNIFIANLSCSDILVCIICLPVTLIYTLMDSWILGEVLCKISPFVQCISITVSILSMVFIALERHQLIIHPTGWKPLVGHSYLAVAIIWVVACLISVPFLSFSVLTNLPDYNFTLSFAPYADHVLCLEEWPSEGYRLAYTTSLLLFQYCVPLVLILLCYLRIFLRLRRRKDMVERARHARQKKAKGSKRVNIMLASIVALFAICWLPLTIFNTVFDWNHKAIPMCHHNAIFSVCHLMAMVSVCINPIVYGFLNNNFQKELKAMLYRCRCWRMPEDYESFPLSTVSTGTTKNSMLSNGSVSVNA; via the coding sequence ATGTCCGTCGGTAACAACAGCACTCACGAATGGCTGGCAGAGATGCTGTGGGTGGACGACTGTCAGATGTCAGTCAGTGGCACCACTTTGTTAATTGTGGCGTACAGCATAGTGGTTGCGGTCGGCCTCGTTGGCAACACCTGTCTCGTCCTGGTCATTACGCAACAGAAGGAGCTGCGCAACGTCACCAACATCTTCATTGCCAACCTGTCCTGCTCTGACATCCTCGTCTGCATCATCTGTCTTCCagtgacactcatatatacTCTAATGGACAGCTGGATCTTGGGAGAGGTCCTGTGCAAGATCTCGCCGTTCGTGCAGTGCATTTCCATCACCGTCTCCATCCTGTCCATGGTTTTCATCGCACTGGAGCGACACCAGCTCATCATCCACCCCACGGGCTGGAAGCCGTTGGTGGGACACTCCTACCTGGCTGTGGCCATCATCTGGGTAGTGGCCTGCTTAATCTCCGTGCCGTTCCTGTCCTTCTCCGTCCTCACCAATCTGCCCGACTACAACTTCACTTTGTCCTTCGCCCCCTATGCCGACCACGTACTCTGTCTGGAGGAGTGGCCGTCGGAGGGGTACCGGCTGGCGTACACCACCAGCTTGCTGCTCTTCCAGTACTGCGTGCCCCTCGTGCTCATCTTGCTCTGCTACCTCCGCATCTTCCTGCGTCTGCGCCGAAGAAAAGACATGGTGGAGAGGGCCCGCCATGCACGGCAGAAGAAGGCCAAGGGCTCCAAGCGGGTTAACATCATGCTGGCCTCGATTGTGGCGCTGttcgccatctgctggctccCACTGACTATCTTCAACACCGTGTTTGATTGGAACCACAAGGCCATACCGATGTGCCACCACAACGCCATCTTTTCTGTCTGCCACCTCATGGCCATGGTGTCAGTGTGCATCAACCCCATCGTCTACGGCTTCCTCAACAACAACTTTCAGAAGGAGCTGAAAGCCATGCTGTACCGTTGCCGCTGCTGGAGGATGCCAGAGGACTATGAGAGCTTCCCGCTTTCCACCGTCAGCACGGGCACCACCAAGAACTCCATGCTGAGCAACGGCTCAGTCAGTGTGAATGCCTGA
- the klhl22 gene encoding kelch-like protein 22, producing the protein MSVDGESSPMRDNSGGSTWTGSRQKYRSSGHSQGVLEGLLALRQGGILFDVALLVEGRSIQAHRILLAASCDYFRGMFAGGLREMQQAEIPVHGITYVAMSKLLDFIYTSELELDLDTVQEVLCAATLLQVQDVIGFCCDFLFSWLDDDNILEVEKLADIYGLEQLGAKVHSYLLKNIENFSRTAVYRQLPPDKVFSILSSDELEVTSENEVYEAALHYHYSPEEVEKDQVCLQAPLRMLEAVRFCLMERGILQRLKGRLKPCPLQDMVSAALLYHSRELWQPVMQNPLTQPRNSFHCILGFGGMFSSGALADNEERFQVFHPSWSEWRSLSAERAPRMSNMGIAVLNNFVYLIGGDRNTSGFRAETRSWRYDPRHNNWCTIEPLQQQHADHCVCVLDGYIYAIGGRDYSNELDCVERYDPNKNIWEYVAPLRREVYAHASAVADGKMYITCGRRGMAYLKETYCYDPLANHWVACAEGPVERAWHGMAALSGRVYVVGGSNDGCGYRRDVLKVACYDPRGDTWTLVSPLPGGHGEPGLAVLDGHIYVLGGRSHDKGSRMKYVHVYNADEDVWESGTALDDRVSGLSACVLLLPHSTMLQARSWEQREKGSWEEVDWDDSENSSEEL; encoded by the exons ATGTCTGTGGATGGCGAATCGAGTCCGATGAGGGATAATTCGGGGGGGTCCACCTGGACAGGTAGCCGGCAGAAGTACCGCAGCTCCGGCCACTCGCAGGGTGTTTTGGAGGGGCTGCTTGCACTGAGGCAGGGTGGGATCCTGTTCGATGTGGCACTCCTGGTGGAGGGCAGGTCCATTCAAGCCCACCGCATACTCCTGGCAGCATCCTGTGATTACTTCAG AGGAATGTTCGCCGGGGGCCTGAGAGAAATGCAGCAGGCCGAGATTCCAGTGCACGGAATCACTTATGTTGCCATGAGCAAACTACTGGACTTCATCTACACTTCAGAGTTGGAGTTGGACCTTGATACTGTGCAGGAAGTACTGTGTGCTGCTACACTCCTACAG GTCCAGGACGTGATTGGTTTTTGCTGTGATTTCCTCTTCTCCTGGTTGGACGATGACAACATCCTAGAGGTGGAGAAGCTCGCTGACATCTATGGGCTGGAGCAGCTGGGAGCAAAGGTCCACTCCTACCTGCTGAAGAACATCGAGAACTTTTCCCGCACGGCTGTATACAGGCAGCTGCCTCCTGACAAAGTGTTCAGCATACTGAGCAGTGACGAGCTTGAGGTGACCTCGGAAAATGAGGTTTATGAGGCCGCTCTGCATTACCACTACAGTccagaggaggtggagaaggaccAAGTATGTCTCCAG GCGCCCCTGAGGATGCTGGAGGCGGTGCGTTTCTGCCTGATGGAGCGTGGAATCCTGCAGCGGTTGAAGGGCCGTCTGAAGCCCTGTCCGCTGCAGGATATGGTGTCAGCCGCCTTGCTCTACCACTCTCGGGAGCTGTGGCAGCCTGTCATGCAGAACCCTCTCACCCAGCCCCGCAACAGCTTCCACTGCATTCTGGGATTCGGGGGCATGTTCTCATCCGGAGCACTGGCCGATAATGAGGAGCGCTTCCAGGTCTTCCACCCCAGCTGGTCAGAGTGGCGGAGTCTGAGTGCAGAGCGGGCACCGCGCATGTCCAACATGGGCATTGCTGTGCTCAACAACTTTGTCTACCTGATCGGAGGAGACAGGAACACCAGTGGCTTCCGTGCAGAAACACGTAGTTGGAG GTATGACCCTCGTCACAACAACTGGTGCACCATtgagcctctgcagcagcaACACGCTGAccactgtgtatgtgttttggaTGGTTACATCTACGCCATTGGTGGGCGGGACTACAGCAATGAGCTGGACTGCGTGGAGCGCTATGACCCTAATAAAAACATCTGGGAGTATGTGGCTCCTCTGAGACGCGAG GTCTATGCCCACGCCAGTGCCGTTGCAGATGGGAAGATGTACATCACCTGTGGACGCAGGGGCATGGCTTACCTGAAAGAGACATATTGCTATGATCCCCTTGCCAATCATTGGGTGGCATGCGCAGAGGGCCCAGTGGAGCGGGCATGGCATGGGATGGCAGCACTTAGCGGTCGGGTGTATGTCGTTGGAGGCAGCAATGATGGGTGTGGCTATAGGCGTGATGTCTTGAAG GTGGCATGCTATGACCCAAGAGGGGACACGTGGACCTTGGTGAGCCCGCTGCCAGGAGGGCATGGCGAGCCAGGCTTGGCTGTGTTGGATGGGCATATTTATGTACTGGGCGGTCGCTCTCACGACAAGGGCAGCCGCATGAAATACGTGCACGTGTACAACGCGGATGAGGACGTCTGGGAGAGTGGCACGGCCCTGGACGACCGCGTGTCTGGACTGTCCGCCTGCGTCCTTCTGTTGCCACATTCAACCATGCTTCAGGCCCGCAGCTGGGAGCAGCGCGAGAAGGGATCCTGGGAAGAGGTCGACTGGGATGACTCTGAGAATTCCAGCGAGGAATTATGA